A window of the Gemmatirosa kalamazoonensis genome harbors these coding sequences:
- a CDS encoding PadR family transcriptional regulator, whose protein sequence is MDSSSILRRHLPLKADVLMILLALRDGERHGYAIMQDASLRSEGAVRLQPGALYRTLKRLVDDGLVVESARRPAPERDDERRRYYRLTPLGGRVVAAEMDRLARLVAGASGARPRLA, encoded by the coding sequence ATGGACAGTTCGTCCATACTCCGACGGCACCTGCCGCTCAAGGCCGACGTGCTGATGATCCTCCTCGCGCTGCGCGACGGGGAGCGGCACGGCTACGCGATCATGCAGGACGCATCGCTGCGCTCGGAGGGGGCGGTGCGGCTGCAGCCCGGCGCGCTGTACCGCACGCTGAAGCGGCTCGTCGACGACGGCCTCGTCGTGGAATCGGCGCGACGGCCCGCGCCCGAGCGCGACGACGAGCGCCGACGCTACTACCGCCTCACGCCGCTCGGCGGTCGCGTCGTCGCGGCGGAGATGGACCGGCTCGCGCGACTCGTCGCCGGCGCGTCCGGCGCACGGCCGCGGCTCGCATGA